The following is a genomic window from Theobroma cacao cultivar B97-61/B2 chromosome 10, Criollo_cocoa_genome_V2, whole genome shotgun sequence.
ATATGCTTGCTTCACCAGATTATAAAACCACCGCGACGGTGTTAGTGATTCAACAACAAAGACTAGGAGGAAAGTTGTTCAACCATAATCTGCCATTTGTGGTGCGGAACAGGGATTCATCAGTTGTCCCTGATGATTTGCCAAAGAAATTGCTTCATCATGGCCCCGGGGATGATTCACTTTCCATATCATTAGACGACTTTGATACATATTAGATAGGTTCTTTCACATGGAAAACATTGACTTGCTCTTTCCTCCCCTTGTCTTGATGTAGGGCACCTTGGTTGGAAACCAACTTCAAGCCATAGCTAAGTAGGACAGTTTAGCATTTCATATATTCTTCAAGTTGACAGATAGTTTATTGAAAAATGTTCAATTAAATGCAATGTAACactgaaataaataattcattttGACCAACTGTAAATTGAAAGGCAAGATTCAGTAAATTCAATGAAATTTTAGTGCTTGGAAACAAACACAGTTTGATTGAATGAAGGGCGTATTAATGATGTAAGCGCTGACTTGGGGAGGGGTGAGAAGCAGACACTTTTTGTTTTCAGACAAATGGGTGTTGAAAACAGGTATGAGTCATGGTGTTTGATGTTACAGCTTTTTGTACATCATCCCACGAGTACAAAGGATGTTGCTATCAACCAGACAATTCCTTGGCATTAAGTCTAGAAGGATTCAAGGCATTCCCATCTCTTCAAGTTTgacaaaagaaacaataattTCTGCTTAAACCATTTCTTGAGCAAACAAGAGCCAACTAGCTAGATTTAGTAAACACTTTTAATGATTGCATCAAAAacccttttctcttctttgtctttcttttttgttggttttggAAGCTTTAGTAAACACTTTTAATGATTGTATAAAAaaccattttctcttctttttctttcttttttgttggttttggAAGCCATTGAAACTAGCCTATGTATGTTTCTTGGTTAGCTAATTACCTTGAATCCATCTCTCAAATTAATACTAATGATGTTCTAGCAcatagaaattaatttctgCATGCATATCATGTTTAATGGCTTGAacatgcatgaaatggaatggtTTTCAATtgcaaaaagtaaaaagaaaacaattttcCCATATTCAAAACTTAAATCTAATGCCATGAAGTCACATTTTGCATGATATATACCTTTAAttctatttaattataatactATTACTCCTTTTTTTCCCCCCCTCAATGAGTTTATTAGATATGACCCAAAGAAGCAACTAGAAATAatgaatttcctttttgaGACTTCCACCTCACCCATACGAGAGCTTTaagttttcctttttgggCAATCCCAAAGCAGAGTTTGATTTCCATGGGTGATTTAGCAGTGATGATGGGTTCCCAAATATTTTAGTTTCCCAACAACGAAAGTTGTTAGCTTTCAAGATTCTTCCTGGGAGATGCCGTTGCTGTCGCAGTTCACTTTTGAAGGACGAAGTGTCCTACGACACTTATCCCTTAACCCTTTTCAGCTACTTCCCTGTACTTTCCCCTGATCGGGCCTATCCTTATGAACTCAATGAAACTTCTACCCAACTTTCCCTTTTCCCATGATGTTTTTCCTCCCAAAATTCTATATGTAGTGAAATAGTATCCTAAAATGTTCTCTTCGGGATTTCAACCGCGTAAATTTCTTATCAAACTAAATCATCCTGAAAAGTCAAGTCACCGTCAAAGCCACCGCGTTCAGATTTGCAGACACCCACACGCTTCCTTAACTCGCTGACTCTCCTCCACTTTTTCTCCTTTGATTCTGTTTATAAAGGACTAATTGCAATACCCTTCACTTCCCATCTCCAAATTTGAAACCATTAGCATAAGCTTTTCACATTTGGTAGTTTCCAACGTTTACTGAATCAGTCTGGTCTAGAAACAGAGTATGGAAATCAACTCTTTCACATTTCTTAATCCGGAAGATTATTATAATACCGGCAGCTCCTGGTTCCAAGAGCTTGACAACGGATTCAACAAGAAGCGTAAAAAGGAAGACGAATCGGGGGACGGGGGTGGCAATGGGTTCTTCCAGGAAGGAGAGCTGAACAAGAAGGGATATGGAGATATCCTTGCCTCGTTATTGTTATTAGAAGAAGAAGCAAAGCAGGAGCAAGATCAGTGGACAACTGAATCCCAACAAGACAAGGCTTTGTTTGAATTCAATCACAAGAGAAAAGTTCAAGCAATGAATGAGTATTACAATCAGCTTCAACAGCATTACTCTGAGGCTGATCATTTGGATGGTTTAACTGCAAAACGAGCTAGGAAATCAGCTTCTGCCATGGCAGCTACCGTTGCTGCAACATCAACAGCAGCAGGGAATGACAATGTCAATGTGAGCAATGAAACGGGAAGCGGGTCGGGTCAGCAAAGGAGGTTATGGGTGAAGGATCGATCGAAGGACTGGTGGGACCGTTGTAACCATCCGGATTTTCCAGAGGAAGAGTTCCGGAAGGCGTTTCGGATGAGTAAAGCCACGTTTGAAATGATATGCCAGGAGTTGGAACCGGCGGTGACGAAAAAGAACACCATGTTGAGGGATGCGATCCCGGTCCGACAGCGAGTGGCTGTCTGTATCTGGAGGTTGGCTACAGGGGAGCCGCTTAGGCTGGTTTCGAAACGATTCGGGTTGGGAATTTCAACCTGTCACAAGCTGGTACTGGAGGTATGTTCAGCTATAAAATCTGTCATGATGCCCAAGCATATTCAATGGCCTGATGAcaggaaaatgaaagaaatcaagcaagaaTTCGAGTCGACATCAGGGATTCCTAACATAGGTGGTTCAATATACACAACTCATGTGCCAATTATAGCACCCAAGGTCAACGTGGCAGCCTATTTTAACAGAAGGCACACagaaagaaaccaaaaaactTCTTACTCGATTACAGTCCAAGGTGTAGTCGATCAGAAAGGGATTTTCACTGATGTTTGTATCGGATGGCCTGGTTCAATGCCTGATGATAAGGTGCTGGAGAATTCTGCTTTATACCAGAGGGCTAACAAGGGGGTTTTGAAGGATGTTTGGATCGTTGGGAATTCTGGGTACCCTTTGATGGACTGGGTTCTGGTTCCTTACACGCATCAGAATCTGACGTGGGCTCAGCACGGTTTCAATGAAAAGATTGGTGAGATTCAAAAAGTTGCTAAGCAGGCGTTTGCGAGGTTGAAAGGGAGGTGGTCTTGCTTACAAAAGAGAACCGAGGTGAAGCTCCAAGAATTGCCTATGGTTCTTGGGGCTTGCTGTGTTTTGCACAATATTTGCGAGATGAGCAATGAGGAGATGGAGCCTGAACTACAGTTCGAGCTTTTTGATGATGAGATGATACCTGAAAATAATTTGAGGTCTGCGAAGGCTGTGCATGCCCGGGATCAAATTGCTCACAATCTGTTACACCATGGCCTTGGAGGCACTGGTTTTCTATAGTCTTTTACATGAAAGATCATGATCGACTACAGCACACATTGCAACCATTCATCACCAACAGTTTTGACAAATTTGACTGACTGAGAATTTTTGTCGCACATTATACCCTTGATGTATTATTACAATAATTCTTGTAAACATCTGTTTGAGTTTCTAGACTTTTTCTATGTTGTCCCTCTTAAAATACGAAACATATACTCTCTATTGAGGTGTATAAAGCTAGAAACTTTTCTTTACTGTCACATAAGGCACAAAGATGCGTGCAAACGACAACCTTGGATTATGTTCTTGACTCGACAATGATTTGTCTCTGAGCAACAATCGTCTGAAGGCTTagtatacaaaaaaaatttaactgaCACAAATGATAAGCCTCTCCTAAATCTGTAATGCTTAAAACAATTATTCAGTGGCTTCCAGGGAATTGTAAATCATTAGCAACATTGAGTACAGATCCCCAGCTACACATGCATTTCGCGATTGTGCCCAGGCGCATGAATCAAAAGACGGAACGAATGAAAGGATGtgagaaaacaaaatgaaaaacctTAGTATGTTGGGTCATTTGTCTCTGCGAAAATACGGTAGTTACAAGAGAGCGCTCACTCGATGCCATGAAATGATGGCAAGACTGCAATAAGGGGGTCTCCGTAGCCAACGGCATCTGTCCAACACAGTTGAAACAAAGGCAAGAGTTTGTGTATCAGACATGTAGAATCATCTAGAATGTTTCAAAAACTCAACAATCTTGATAACTAAAAGGTGTAACTTGATCAGGTTCTATTAACCAAGGAAAGATGGACTCTCAAACATCCATCACCCTCCTAGTACCAAACATAACAAATAGGAAAATTCACGCAATTCATCCTGTCAGACTTTTGCTTGAACAGGGAATTGAATGACATCATTGAACCAGTAGCTCATGCTGACTGTTAAGGTTATGAATAAATATATGCAATTGTAATAACAGCCCAGGTTTAGGTTTATGCATCTCTGGCAGCACCCATTGTTTGCCGTAATGCAATCAATCCTAGCACCAGCAACTATGCATGTGATATTGCATCAAATGAAAAGCCGATTGAACTTACCCATTATAAAGACACTTTAGATATTAaggtataaaaataaatatgaaatgtGGATCGACATTATACCTCCATCATCAAAGAGGAGCTTTAAGACTTCTCCAGCAACATCTGACTGTTCAACAAAACAATAACATACACCATTAGACACCtactttttaaagaaaaactataactaacaaatggaaaaaatttGAACTCACCTTAACAGGAAGTTCAGTACCAAATTGATCCAAGAATCCTATCACTTGTCCTTCTTTGATCAAATCACCCTGCAAGTATTTTTTCACTGCAACTTTTGAGGATCAAGAAAAGCCAGTTGAAGTTACGAGGCCATGATAATAAGAAATCAACAGCATCGACAGGTAGAGCCATCAGATTTCAGTTCAAAGAAAACTTGTGGGCAAAGGCATAACTAGGGTGGATAGCAATAACTCAGTTAAAAGTACAAAGTTAGTAGGTACAGAGTTTGCTACCAAAAGATGCTGTACCATAGATAGAAAATATATCCAAAGACCTTTGTTTTTGACTTTAGTATCTCTAGAAACAACCTGCCCAAA
Proteins encoded in this region:
- the LOC18585780 gene encoding uncharacterized protein LOC18585780; translated protein: MEINSFTFLNPEDYYNTGSSWFQELDNGFNKKRKKEDESGDGGGNGFFQEGELNKKGYGDILASLLLLEEEAKQEQDQWTTESQQDKALFEFNHKRKVQAMNEYYNQLQQHYSEADHLDGLTAKRARKSASAMAATVAATSTAAGNDNVNVSNETGSGSGQQRRLWVKDRSKDWWDRCNHPDFPEEEFRKAFRMSKATFEMICQELEPAVTKKNTMLRDAIPVRQRVAVCIWRLATGEPLRLVSKRFGLGISTCHKLVLEVCSAIKSVMMPKHIQWPDDRKMKEIKQEFESTSGIPNIGGSIYTTHVPIIAPKVNVAAYFNRRHTERNQKTSYSITVQGVVDQKGIFTDVCIGWPGSMPDDKVLENSALYQRANKGVLKDVWIVGNSGYPLMDWVLVPYTHQNLTWAQHGFNEKIGEIQKVAKQAFARLKGRWSCLQKRTEVKLQELPMVLGACCVLHNICEMSNEEMEPELQFELFDDEMIPENNLRSAKAVHARDQIAHNLLHHGLGGTGFL